The proteins below are encoded in one region of Bremerella sp. P1:
- the xseB gene encoding exodeoxyribonuclease VII small subunit, whose amino-acid sequence MAKKKQSEEQAPPNFEEGLAELQQIVQQLEAGQLGLDAALEKYQRGIEVLKQCHGVLKTTERKIELLSGVDAEGNPVTQPFEDEEMSLDEKAQSRAKRRGSSKKSEGKSSSDIVDDERKLF is encoded by the coding sequence TTGGCTAAGAAGAAGCAAAGCGAAGAACAAGCGCCCCCGAATTTTGAAGAAGGGCTGGCGGAACTGCAGCAAATAGTCCAGCAGCTAGAAGCAGGACAGTTGGGCCTGGACGCGGCGCTGGAAAAATATCAGCGTGGAATCGAGGTCCTCAAGCAGTGTCATGGCGTTCTGAAAACGACCGAACGAAAGATCGAACTTCTTTCCGGCGTCGATGCGGAAGGAAACCCCGTTACCCAGCCGTTTGAGGACGAGGAAATGTCGCTCGACGAGAAGGCCCAATCGCGGGCTAAACGCCGGGGAAGTTCCAAGAAATCTGAGGGTAAATCAAGCTCGGATATCGTGGACGACGAACGCAAGTTGTTCTAA
- the xseA gene encoding exodeoxyribonuclease VII large subunit, whose protein sequence is MDAEDAQWDGPGEKPPVLSVSQLTALIQGTLEMAIPPVWVSGEISNLSQPRSGHVYLTLKDDDAQIRAVIWRNTAAKLPFELEDGQEVLCHGQLDVYPPRGSYQLVIREIEPRGVGSLQLKLRQLQQKLAAEGLFEAERKRPIPKFPKRIAFVTSPTGAAVRDFLEVMNRRWRNVEVLIIPARVQGEGAAAEIAAGIKRANQLAIKPDVLVVGRGGGSMEDLWCFNEEIVVRAIAESGIPTISAVGHEIDVTLADFAADKRALTPSEAAELAVPSMPEIQDRLSGMQSRLATGLRATYDRAAAKVELLSRSRVFTHPFEMIHDHQRTLDELDTAATRAMHQRLQQAQEALARRAAQLEAMSPLAVLSRGYSVTLSADEEVLRDPSQVQPGDEIETILEKGRIRSRVQ, encoded by the coding sequence ATGGACGCCGAAGACGCACAATGGGATGGTCCCGGCGAGAAGCCGCCGGTGTTATCTGTTTCGCAGCTGACGGCCCTGATTCAGGGAACGCTGGAAATGGCCATACCGCCGGTGTGGGTTTCCGGCGAAATCTCGAATCTATCGCAGCCGCGCTCGGGGCACGTTTATCTGACGCTCAAGGATGACGATGCCCAGATCCGGGCCGTCATCTGGCGCAACACAGCCGCCAAGCTTCCCTTTGAATTGGAAGATGGCCAGGAAGTCTTGTGCCATGGCCAGTTGGATGTCTATCCGCCGCGCGGAAGTTATCAACTGGTTATCCGCGAGATCGAACCGCGCGGTGTCGGTTCGTTGCAGCTCAAGTTGCGACAGCTCCAGCAAAAGCTGGCCGCGGAAGGACTCTTCGAGGCAGAACGTAAGCGGCCCATTCCCAAGTTTCCCAAACGCATCGCCTTCGTAACCAGCCCAACAGGTGCCGCCGTTCGTGACTTTCTGGAAGTGATGAATCGGCGGTGGCGTAATGTCGAGGTGTTGATCATCCCGGCCCGCGTTCAAGGGGAAGGAGCCGCCGCGGAAATCGCTGCCGGTATCAAGCGAGCCAATCAATTGGCGATCAAACCGGACGTGCTAGTGGTGGGACGTGGCGGCGGAAGCATGGAAGACTTGTGGTGTTTCAACGAAGAAATCGTCGTGCGGGCCATCGCCGAATCAGGGATTCCGACCATCTCGGCCGTGGGGCACGAAATCGACGTCACCTTGGCGGACTTCGCGGCTGATAAACGTGCGTTAACACCCAGCGAAGCAGCCGAATTGGCCGTGCCGTCGATGCCGGAAATTCAAGATCGCTTGAGTGGGATGCAGTCGCGTTTGGCAACTGGTCTGAGGGCAACCTACGACCGTGCGGCAGCGAAGGTAGAACTACTTTCCCGCAGCCGAGTGTTTACCCATCCGTTCGAGATGATACACGACCACCAGCGCACGCTCGACGAACTGGATACCGCGGCGACCCGGGCTATGCATCAGCGATTGCAGCAGGCCCAGGAAGCGTTGGCGCGACGGGCCGCTCAACTCGAGGCCATGTCGCCTCTGGCGGTGCTTTCGCGAGGGTACTCGGTGACGCTCAGTGCGGACGAGGAGGTTCTGCGCGATCCGTCTCAAGTGCAGCCGGGGGACGAAATTGAAACCATACTGGAAAAAGGCCGCATCCGAAGCCGCGTCCAGTGA